The Nicotiana tabacum cultivar K326 chromosome 5, ASM71507v2, whole genome shotgun sequence sequence ATTTATATTCTCTAACTAGACAATAACCTATTTAATACATctgaatttatattatttaacaAATATTAACTGAATTTGAAAGATACATATAAAAGAATATAGCTGAATACAGAGAAATATAGCTGAATACagagaaatacatatgaataatatAGTTGAGTACAACTGAATATAGCTGAATACAAAAAAATACAATTGAATACAGctgaataatatagttgaatacaACTAACTACTGCTGAATAAAATAGTTGAATACTTGACTACAGCTGAATACAGCTGAATACGTATAACATGTTTAATACATCTGAATTTGTATTCTTTAATATGTATTAACTGAACTTGAAAGATACATATAAATGAATGTTGCTGAATAAAGCTGAATACAACTtaataatacagttgaatacaattGAATACACCTGAATCCAGAAAAATATATCTGAATTCTTTAATATAACCTACCATCAGAATACATAAAGTTTCTGAATTTGATATTAACATTTTCAATACCTAAAACCTATTCAAGCAAAGTTACTGAATAATACATACTTGAATCCTGTAAGATACATATGAATTCAAACTAAAAAATAAACATGAATACTTATGAAAAAACCAGTGAAACATCGATTGAAAAGTTGCAATTGTCATACACGAACACTGTTGATAAAGTGATAAGTTTTTCTAACTAAATACCATCTTCACCAAAAAAAAACTACTCAAAACAGTATTCTTCTTCAAACTACATTCCAAAACTACATTAACCTAAAGCTACTCTAACACTATCTGCATCTTTGAATCTGACTCCGTGATTTGCTTACCAATCTTTGAGGGTGCTTTATTCTCGCTTATGGCATCAGCGTCTATCTTCTGCATAGCATAGTCCCAGAGGAGAGTACCATATCTTTGACGAAGTAGATTGGAATCAAATGCTGTTTGTGGAATCTCACCAATAGTGCTCAGAAACTCTGCGTATGACGCAACATGCACCCCACAATCCCTAAAAAATAATTGAttgaaacaattaaaaataattcatacaattagatttatatataacatacaagaATGATGATTGAATACTTACATGCTCCCAGCTTTCTGTTGAGGTAGATCTGATATGAAAAAAACTTCAAAGGGATCATTATGTGACTTGTCAGTGTATGCTGAGTAAGTAAACCAATCTATGCCTTGACTATCTCTGTAAAAGCCACTGATTGATAGATATAGAGGTACAAACTTATCTAGCTTATCAATATCAGAAGCTACATATGCATCATGACCTGTAAATCTGTACGAGTCATACACTTTGATACATCTCTCCTTGAATGAGACAACAACCAATACCTAGTGTAGTTTGTCCTTCAAGTTGACTGGTATCAAGACATTATCTACAGTATGCCAAGGTACATTAGCTAGCAATCTGTAGCCCCTTATATACTCACATACCATATCCTCTTCTTTGGCTACATTAGCATTACTATCTGTATCAGCATACCTGTCGAAGGTTTCAGCGATTCTTGTCTTGAATATACAATCAACAGTTGTATACTTGAAGTTGCTTGTTTGATTgtacttttccttctttcttaGATAGTAGAATATGACGTCAATATGCTATACACAAATTTAATTACATGGTGTGAGTCCAATTAATCAAACTATTAAAGAATATATTagagaaatacatatgaataatacATTTGAGTACTACTGAATTCAGCTgaataatacagttgaatacagcTGAATAAAACAATTGAATACAATTGACTACAACTGATTAAAATAGTTGAATACAACTAACTGCAgctgaatacaactgaataaagagaaatacatatgaataatacagttgagaacaactgaatacagctgaaagcaagaaaaatacaactgaatacagctGCATAACATAGTTGAATACagagaaatacatatgaataatacagttgagaacaactgaatacagctgaaagcaagaaaaataCAACTGACTACAGCTGATTAAAACAGTTTAATAACACTGACTACAGCTGAATAATGATGCCATTGGATTCATCATACATTTCATCATATAGAGTGTttgaaaatagtaaaaatactacaacagaatacaatcAAATGCATGTTGTTATTCAAAGAAAATTAGTCAGTTAGGGGAAAAACTTACGTTGTCATCCCATAGCTTCCCGTCAAACGATAGAAGGTAAAACCAATTTTTTGAATTAACTTAATCAACTCCAAAATCCAATGGTATATGAAGTGTTAACTTGTTCTTCTTGTAATGGTCTTCCAAATTACTTCTACAAGTATGATATAAAGAAATATTAtatacattttttaaaatataaaaacttaATACACATACCGGGGGAAAACTCACCTCTGATCATGTCTAGCGAGAAGCCCATCACGAACCCATTTGTCATATTCTTGAATGATAATGTAGGATGTGGCCCCGTTATTGAATCATCCTCAAAGGGGTGTCTTTTTTCAAAAATGGGGGTCAACTTTACTGAGGTACCTGTTGTTATTGAATTCGTGAGTAGagacttttaaatttaaaaaccaTGAGGAAATAGATCTTTAGTTTATAAAAAAACTAACCTGCGGAGTCGAAGTTAGACTCATAAAGCGAAGAATACCATCTACTTGGTCGCCGATTCCTATGAGATGGTACTGGGGTTGATTCAGCTTTTTTTTGTTTGCACTGTTGTGTATCACAATTCTAGTTTCTGGAATTTGACTGGGAAGAAATTTGTCGTCCAGCTCAAATTGAGATACATAGAATTCTGTAGATACACCCTCTTGACCTGTAGATGGTATGTTGCATGACACCTCTGATGTAGTATTCCCCTCACCTCTTGACTCCATACATTGAGCATTAAGCATTGGTTTCTGTTAGTTGTATGTATCATTGTTAGTATAGTAACTTAGTCTAagaatacagttaaatacatatAATTACAGTAAGAAAACAGATTTTGGTAATGGAAATCTTAGTGAAATACAACACACATATTCAAGAATAACAAATCAGAATATATTTAAATACGGCTGAATATATTTAAATACAGCAGTTAATTCCAATTACATATTAAGGTTAACATACATACGAATATATTTAAATACATATGTTGGTCAAATACATTTATCATTTTAGTGAGGCAGTTAAATGCTTGTCGAATACATACAACTTTTAAAATACAATTATCTAATTATAACATCAAACATGAGATATAAACAAATGCTAAAGATGTTAAAAATGTTAAACCTCAACATTATCTCCGACATCTGTGTCAATACCATCATCACGTCTCCCTACGAGTTCCTTTCTCTGGTGTAAACTTTCATTTTGCTGATTTTGTTGAATATGGTCAGAAAGCATCTTGAAGTTATCATTGATCAATGTTCTCAGAGACTTGAACTCTCCCACAACCTTAACAAGACAGAAATAATTAGAAGATTGTGCCAAAAATATATGAATGTTAAGTGCTACTAATACTCTCAATTGTAATGTTTAATATGTGGTTAAATACTCACGTATTCTTTGAATGAATTTATGTCTTTCcttaaagaagatacttcgtcaTTTTTGGAATCTGGCAGCTGATTGTCATGCAAAATATTCTGTCCAAATTCGGATACACAAACAGGAGGAATCTTTGATTGATACTCTGTTTCATTAGGATGCCTTTCGTGTTCCTTGCTCTTTTTATGGGGCGGTGATGAAGATGGACCAACACTTGCAACATGTTTCTTCTTACATTGAAGATCGGTTGTGGGAGAAAAGTCATCCGAATCCTCTCCCGACTTGTCTGAATGAGCAGGAATAGGTTTGTTCTCAACATCAGCGCCTACAAGAGGAATCTGAATAACGACAAGCTCTATATTGCTTGGATGGATATCCTTGTAAACAATCTAAAAAATGAAATACAATCAAAGTCTTACTACAAACATACACATGCAGATCTGGAATCAAACTGAAATTTGTATTGAAATTAAGGCAGCACTAATGATTGAGAAATAATATGCAATTGTATGAGGAATTAATAATGAAGGCTACAGCAACTATATATTGCTATATGCATATGAATACAAATGTATGCAGTAGTTGTATTTAAATGTATGCAGTTTCTGTATGCATTTGTATACAAGTGTATGCAGCATATTTATGCAACTAAATGCAACTGTATACTGCTGTATGCATCCCCTGCAAATGTATGCAGTTTCCTGTATGCAAATGTACGCAAAATGTATGCAAAATCTGTATGCATTTGTATGCAGCATACATGTGAGAATATGACAGCAAATATTATAGCAGAAACTACAGCAAGTATTACAGCAGGTATTAAAGCATCAAAAATGTATCTGTATGCAACTGTATACTTCTGTATGCAAATGTATgcagaattaattattaataaaATCTAAACTAGCCATGATACAAATTGTATATTACCATGTTTCCGTTATCATTGAACATGCCGTTCATCAGATAAGCAAAGTTTGGCTGATTTTCGGTAGTTCTCCAATTGAGTATTCTGGGGACCACGTCATCAACTCGGAGTGCAATTTTTGGATCAACATCTGAACAGCACTCATAAAACCACACTTGCATAGCTAGGGTCATCCCAACTATCCTGTAATACTTCTTTTGAGCATCCATCTTCTTGCTAATCGATtttttcagcatttcaaatgCTTTTAAACCCCAATGATATTCAGAATAACGCCCACTCTCTACCAAGTCAAAATGTAGCCTTGGTATGGTTGTACTATTCTTCTCGGATGAAAAAATGAAGGTGTGTATGAAATACAACAAACATATCTTCAAGGCATCACCATCATTGTCGAGACACCAGTTCTTGTCAGCAAAACATTTCATCAAATGTTTCTTCTTGACAAGATTAGCACCTCCAAAGTAAGTCTCAATAAGTCGGTTAGGAACCCTTTCACTAAACTCAAAATTAGCATCATTACCAACACATTTGAGGCCAGTCACAAGCGCAAACTCCCTTAATGTGAAATGTAATGAAGTACCATTGACGTGTATTGGAAATACAACGTTAGGAGTTCCTTCTAACTGGAGAGCCATGAAGCATCTGAAGAGTTGATGTTGGACTTCACAACGCTTCATTTGAAGAAAATTTCCAAAGCAAGTATTACCCAGCTTTTTGTACTGCCCTGGAGTAAGGTTCTCTTTTAGCTTGGAGACTATGTCAGTGTTAGTATATACACTGATATGTGGTGCAAATATTGGCTGGTGTTTCACAAAAAACTTAATTCCCTGTATTTAACAAgaataaatacatataaatacaactGGATACAACACATATTTCATAGTAAATTggacatgaatacatatgaatacaactTCAAACACTTAGAAGTATAAATATAACTGAATACACAGCATATTTAATAGTAAATCTGACATGAATACACACGAATATAACTAAATACACTGACAAGtctaaatacatataaaaacaactgCATACAACACACATGACATAAAATATAActaacatgaatacatatgaatacaactaAATACATACTGGAAAATTAAACATTTGcaaacaacaaataaatacatTGAAAGTAGAATAAAAAACAGTGATGGGAACCTTGAAAATCCTTAAAAATACAACTATAAATATACATCAGAATACATATACATACGTATAGATACAAGTGAATACattaataataaagaagaatACATTAGAAAATTACCTTTTCTTCAACTTTATCTAAGCTTTTACTTGCTTCAACCTCCTTCCCCTTGACAGATGAAGCTTCAGAGATATGGATTTTCCTTTTTTCCGTTTTCGCCATTCTTGTCTCCTTCATTGATTTCTCGACTtgagtttctttgagattttcaTGTCGAGCTTTTGTTCTCTTCTCCAAAGTCATATTTTTGGCTAAACCTGCATCCAATTCCCCTTGAGTGATTTGCAATGAGAAAGAGGGACCATCGAAATTGAGAATTTTAGTGGGTACACCTCTAGTAATCAACTTGCGGATTGTACTCTCAGACATTGTGAGAATACGACTTGGGTACTGTTGATTAGATACAATTTGGTAAGTAGAGATGTTGAGAATAAGCAAAAGTGgcgaaaatcaaaaaaataaaattgcttACCGTACTACTTATAGAAACAAATCAGTACAATGAAGATCGAATTAGGGTTTACCCGAGATTGGGAAAGGAGGACGCAGCATTGTGGGTGAGGAGGATTTCGATTTTTAGCGTGATTACAAGGGGATTTGGAATGAAAAATATATTGTATcaatttagagagagagagagagagtgtgaaCTTGTATTGAGAAGTTGTATGAAAAACGGGTGTCTATGAGAGAGAAAATATGAGAATGGAGAGAGGGAAATAAAATATAGCGTGTAAAATGGCTTAAGTGTAGGAGATACCCAAAATTAGAAATTTTGCTACAAATCATATAACATATCTATAGGaggtaatttatttaaatggtatttattttaaataaatagggGGTTAACCTATTCTATAGGAAGTAAAATTTCCTTTTAAAGGTGATTttgtcaagtactaccagtagttccaaaattaACAAAAGAAGATACTGTAAAAGttagcttgccaaagttatacttcttgcatcaaatgaaaaatattcaactaacaagaaatataaagtaagaacagatgtgacaacccaaaaggtcatcatctattttaattgcattttgtgcttccgaggccttgtaAACCTCATTAGagtcaccttgatttgcgtgcacagtccaggcacgtagccggaaagcttaaatatgaaattctgtgaaaaatgatgaaatttgagtttaaaatgaataaatttgacttcggtcaatattttgggtaaacggacccggaaccgtgatttgatggtcccggagggtcaataagaaaatatgggacttgagtgtatgcccggaatcgaattccgatgtcccaagaccgagaaatgaatttttaagtaaacttattttctgaaaatgtttaaggaattttgaaatgaaatctgattagaaagcgatggtatcgggcccgtattttagtttcgacATCCGGtccaggtcttatatatggtttaagtaatttctataaaatttggttgaaaacggagtccgtttgacgtgattcgggcctaaattgctaaagttgatgttttatgaagtttgagaaaattctttgatttTAAGGTTTGATTCAAAgtttttgaggttattttggcgatttgatcgcacagataagttcgtatgaagttgttgagttagtacgtgtgttgGTTAGGAGTCCCGAGGGCacgggtgtgattcggatgtgtttcggaggGTTTCAGACTTAGAAAATGTTGCAGGTTTCTTAGCTGTTGGGTTTCTggtacttccttcttcgcgttcgcgggagtacccacgcgaacgcgatgagttaaTTGTTGCTGAAggaatttccttctacgcgaacgtgtaGCTCAGGTCGTGAACACGAGGCTTTGGGGGGGGGgataacccttcgcgaacacggtcctgaccacgcgaacgcgaaggtcaaatgGGCCTGGGTAGGGGGTGGGGTAGTTGTattacgcgaacgcgaacccTTGGACGCAAACACGAGCCAgtgtacgcgaacgcgaaggctcacCCAGCCTgaccatcgtgaacgcgaagggtcAGTCATGAACGCGAAGGGCATTTTCGCCCAATGATTTTAAAAAGGCCAAAAACAGAACACTTTcgggattttataaaaatttcacaaacctcttcttctccaaagctcttaggcaatttttgaagcttctcttcaccataatctcttgggtaagtaatctttaacttgttttcttaatttttcatcaacacccactagatttttaggcctaaaacatgtaattaagggtagaaattagggtttgggtagagttagggctttttgattatttgtgattaagaccttgttttggggtcggatttgaaaataaattatatattcgggctcgtgggaaaatgggtgattgggttttggtccgaacctcgtgttttgaccaagcgggcccggggtcgatttttgggattttgggaagaatgattggaaagttataattgaataatggaattggattgtttagtacttattgatgatattgagtcaattatgtatagattcgattgggttggagcctaatttgagaggaaaagcggtgttcgaggcttgagttggccgtgaaagttcgaggtaagtgttcggtctaacctcaacttgagagattaggagttgagtcctatttgctacttgcttcttgttgagtgcgacgtataggcatgttgacgagtatctatgcgttgctgtcgagcatgaccgtgagtcttaatttaAACATTGTCGTGCTCTTAGATGGCACTTcagatgctttaattaatgatctcctATATTGAGTAAAGATTGATTTTATCCTCGTAGATCTtagttatgattgagtattgtcaTTAATTGAGTTGAGTAAAAAATGAGTTAggatttggttatagttgattctcccttgccgggatgactgtttcgatattattgttcccttgccgggaagttattatattatttttgttcccttgccgggatttcttgtaattttgtgatgacttgtaaatgggagcgggtggtacgcctacaacaagatataataaaatggtagcgggtggtacgcctaccgcaagatatgatgaaatgggagcgggtggtatgcctaccacaagtcgatgaaatgggagcgggtggtacgcctaacACGAgaaataataaaatgggagcgggtggtacgcctaccacgagatataatgaaatgggagcgggtggtacgcctaccacaagatataatgaaataggagcgggtggtacgcctaccacgagatataataaaatgggagcgggtggtatgcctaccacgagatataatgaattGGGAgtgagtggtacgcctaccacaagatataataaaatgggagcgggtggtacgcctaccacaagatatgagaaatgggatcgggttgcacgcctgcaacaagatgaaactgaaagtgaaagttgccttatttctttttatccgtgttagaagttaaattgtagtttccttattattctttgatattc is a genomic window containing:
- the LOC142180951 gene encoding uncharacterized protein LOC142180951 encodes the protein MSESTIRKLITRGVPTKILNFDGPSFSLQITQGELDAGLAKNMTLEKRTKARHENLKETQVEKSMKETRMAKTEKRKIHISEASSVKGKEVEASKSLDKVEEKGIKFFVKHQPIFAPHISVYTNTDIVSKLKENLTPGQYKKLGNTCFGNFLQMKRCEVQHQLFRCFMALQLEGTPNVVFPIHVNGTSLHFTLREFALVTGLKCVGNDANFEFSERVPNRLIETYFGGANLVKKKHLMKCFADKNWCLDNDGDALKICLLYFIHTFIFSSEKNSTTIPRLHFDLVESGRYSEYHWGLKAFEMLKKSISKKMDAQKKYYRIVGMTLAMQVWFYECCSDVDPKIALRVDDVVPRILNWRTTENQPNFAYLMNGMFNDNGNMKYTVAYRYIFDALIPAVILAVVSAIIFAVIFSHETAYICRGCIQQYTVAFSCINMLHTLIVYKDIHPSNIELVVIQIPLVGADVENKPIPAHSDKSGEDSDDFSPTTDLQCKKKHVASVGPSSSPPHKKSKEHERHPNETEYQSKIPPVCVSEFGQNILHDNQLPDSKNDEVSSLRKDINSFKEYVVGEFKSLRTLINDNFKMLSDHIQQNQQNESLHQRKELVGRRDDGIDTDVGDNVEKPMLNAQCMESRGEGNTTSEVSCNIPSTGQEGVSTEFYVSQFELDDKFLPSQIPETRIVIHNSANKKKLNQPQYHLIGIGDQVDGILRFMSLTSTPQHIDVIFYYLRKKEKYNQTSNFKYTTVDCIFKTRIAETFDRYADTDSNANVAKEEDMVLVVVSFKERCIKVYDSYRFTGHDAYVASDIDKLDKFVPLYLSISGFYRDSQGIDWFTYSAYTDKSHNDPFEVFFISDLPQQKAGSMDCGVHVASYAEFLSTIGEIPQTAFDSNLLRQRYGTLLWDYAMQKIDADAISENKAPSKIGKQITESDSKMQIVLE